Proteins from one Sarcophilus harrisii chromosome 2, mSarHar1.11, whole genome shotgun sequence genomic window:
- the PIP5KL1 gene encoding phosphatidylinositol 4-phosphate 5-kinase-like protein 1 isoform X2, with protein sequence MRPRKMRREQRQAAATGRTHESKPDLWIPAPAPRKREESQASRLRAFAHLHPHPQRSVSPASQSGAAERNEAGNAQPEALRRRDWGWEPGAGPVDRRAGQRIRARPGGGALGPLPQGAMVERPLEHYETPALRVFSRQVQPSLGRRWPTPREFQPKLSKVRQGYPCACPQESNPSNRSGYPHNTQSDNLFRRFLWRIRERWKLLGLFEIDSGHEHYKLTCMIKTGLHHAIQLSIDHPSRQPLKEEDYSSVVTQTHEGFEMDTMAGPVFAHLRHFLGLAEKDYQNSLSSKSCFLQFISNSKSKANFFLTHDKRFFLKTQEKREIQFLLSKLALYIHHLHEYPHSLLVKFLGIHSIKVAQGKKKYFIIMQSVFYPDERISERYDIKGCQVNRWTEPLLSESQIIVVLKDLNFEGHTISLGSHRSWFLKQIELDTAFLRDLNVLDYSLLVAFQKLHSDEKQQSKNILTRIARSVHGAWGEASTVPYLAPEAVTKRLKTDHPSTKRGSYNLLAHNCRLLPDAHNALHTLDGPEHRYFIGIIDFFTVYNLRKRIEFLWKSLLHPSQSFSTVNPAHYASRLYRWVDAHTV encoded by the exons ATGAGGCCCAGGAAAATGAGACGGGAACAACGTCAAGCAGCTGCTACGGGAAGGACCCACGAGTCCAAGCCAGATCTTTGGATTCCCGCTCCGGCACCCAGGAAACGGGAGGAAAGCCAGGCATCCCGCCTCCGAGCCTTTGCTcacctccatccccacccccagcGGTCCGTTTCCCCAGCCAGCCAATCTGGGGCTGCCGAGCGGAACGAGGCTGGGAATGCCCAGCCCGAGGCGCTGCGGAGGAGAGACTGGGGCTGGGAGCCGGGGGCGGGGCCCGTGGACCGAAGGGCGGGACAAAGGATTCGGGCGAGGCCGGGAGGCGGGGCTCTCGGGCCGCTGCCTCAGGGGGCGATGGTGGAGAGGCCCTTGGAGCACTATGAG ACCCCGGCTCTCCGAGTCTTCTCTAGACAGGTACAACCATCTTTAGGACGAAGGTGGCCAACTCCCAGGGAATTCCAGCCCAAACTCTCAAAAGTTCGCCAG ggCTATCCCTGTGCCTGCCCGCAGGAGAGTAACCCCAGCAACAGGTCTGGCTACCCACACAACACCCAGAGTGACAACCTTTTTCGGAGGTTCCTGTGGCGAataagagagagatggaaactACTTGGCCTTTTTGAGATCGACTCCGGACACGAGCATTATAAGCTGACGTGCATGATTAAGACAGGGCTTCACCATGCCATCCAGCTCTCCATCGACCACCCTTCCAGG CAACCCCTAAAGGAGGAAGATTATTCGTCTGTAGTGACCCAGACCCATGAG GGCTTTGAAATGGACACCATGGCAGGTCCTGTCTTTGCTCACCTTCGACACTTTCTGGGCCTGGCAGAAAAGGATTACCAGAACTCCTTGAGTTCCAAAAGCTGCTTCCTACAGTTCATCAGTAACTCCAAGAGCAAAGCAAACTTCTTCCTGAC ACATGACAAGCGTTTCTTCCTGAAGACCCAAGAAAAGCGAGAGATCCAATTCCTGCTCTCCAAACTGGCCCTCTACATTCATCACCTCCACGAATACCCCCATTCCCTGCTTGTCAAGTTTCTGG GGATCCACAGCATCAAAGTGGCCCAGGGAAAGAAG AAATACTTCATCATCATGCAGAGTGTCTTCTACCCTGATGAGCGAATTTCTGAAAG GTATGACATTAAGGGGTGCCAAGTGAACCGCTGGACAGAACCTCTGCTTTCAGAGAGCCAAATTATCGTGGTGCTAAAGGATCTCAACTTTGAGGGACACACCATCTCTCTGG GGTCCCACCGGAGCTGGTTTCTCAAGCAGATAGAGCTGGACACAGCTTTCCTGCGTGACCTCAACGTTCTGGACTACAGCCTCCTGGTAGCCTTTCAGAAGCTCCACTCAGACGAGAAGCAACAAAGCAAGAATATTTTGACTCGTATAGCCAG GTCTGTGCACGGGGCGTGGGGCGAGGCCTCCACGGTGCCCTACCTGGCTCCCGAGGCGGTGACCAAGCGCCTGAAGACCGACCACCCCTCCACCAAGAGGGGCTCCTACAACCTGCTGGCCCACAACTGCCGGCTGCTGCCCGACGCGCACAACGCCCTGCACACGCTGGACGGCCCCGAGCACCGCTACTTCATCGGGATCATAGACTTCTTCACCGTCTACAACCTCCGCAAGCGCATAGAGTTCCTGTGGAAGTCCCTGCTGCATCCCTCCCAGTCCTTCTCCACCGTCAACCCGGCGCACTACGCCAGCCGCCTCTACCGCTGGGTGGATGCTCACACGGTGTGA
- the PIP5KL1 gene encoding phosphatidylinositol 4-phosphate 5-kinase-like protein 1 isoform X3 encodes MRPRKMRREQRQAAATGRTHESKPDLWIPAPAPRKREESQASRLRAFAHLHPHPQRSVSPASQSGAAERNEAGNAQPEALRRRDWGWEPGAGPVDRRAGQRIRARPGGGALGPLPQGAMVERPLEHYEGYPCACPQESNPSNRSGYPHNTQSDNLFRRFLWRIRERWKLLGLFEIDSGHEHYKLTCMIKTGLHHAIQLSIDHPSRQPLKEEDYSSVVTQTHEGFEMDTMAGPVFAHLRHFLGLAEKDYQNSLSSKSCFLQFISNSKSKANFFLTHDKRFFLKTQEKREIQFLLSKLALYIHHLHEYPHSLLVKFLGIHSIKVAQGKKKYFIIMQSVFYPDERISERYDIKGCQVNRWTEPLLSESQIIVVLKDLNFEGHTISLGSHRSWFLKQIELDTAFLRDLNVLDYSLLVAFQKLHSDEKQQSKNILTRIARSVHGAWGEASTVPYLAPEAVTKRLKTDHPSTKRGSYNLLAHNCRLLPDAHNALHTLDGPEHRYFIGIIDFFTVYNLRKRIEFLWKSLLHPSQSFSTVNPAHYASRLYRWVDAHTV; translated from the exons ATGAGGCCCAGGAAAATGAGACGGGAACAACGTCAAGCAGCTGCTACGGGAAGGACCCACGAGTCCAAGCCAGATCTTTGGATTCCCGCTCCGGCACCCAGGAAACGGGAGGAAAGCCAGGCATCCCGCCTCCGAGCCTTTGCTcacctccatccccacccccagcGGTCCGTTTCCCCAGCCAGCCAATCTGGGGCTGCCGAGCGGAACGAGGCTGGGAATGCCCAGCCCGAGGCGCTGCGGAGGAGAGACTGGGGCTGGGAGCCGGGGGCGGGGCCCGTGGACCGAAGGGCGGGACAAAGGATTCGGGCGAGGCCGGGAGGCGGGGCTCTCGGGCCGCTGCCTCAGGGGGCGATGGTGGAGAGGCCCTTGGAGCACTATGAG ggCTATCCCTGTGCCTGCCCGCAGGAGAGTAACCCCAGCAACAGGTCTGGCTACCCACACAACACCCAGAGTGACAACCTTTTTCGGAGGTTCCTGTGGCGAataagagagagatggaaactACTTGGCCTTTTTGAGATCGACTCCGGACACGAGCATTATAAGCTGACGTGCATGATTAAGACAGGGCTTCACCATGCCATCCAGCTCTCCATCGACCACCCTTCCAGG CAACCCCTAAAGGAGGAAGATTATTCGTCTGTAGTGACCCAGACCCATGAG GGCTTTGAAATGGACACCATGGCAGGTCCTGTCTTTGCTCACCTTCGACACTTTCTGGGCCTGGCAGAAAAGGATTACCAGAACTCCTTGAGTTCCAAAAGCTGCTTCCTACAGTTCATCAGTAACTCCAAGAGCAAAGCAAACTTCTTCCTGAC ACATGACAAGCGTTTCTTCCTGAAGACCCAAGAAAAGCGAGAGATCCAATTCCTGCTCTCCAAACTGGCCCTCTACATTCATCACCTCCACGAATACCCCCATTCCCTGCTTGTCAAGTTTCTGG GGATCCACAGCATCAAAGTGGCCCAGGGAAAGAAG AAATACTTCATCATCATGCAGAGTGTCTTCTACCCTGATGAGCGAATTTCTGAAAG GTATGACATTAAGGGGTGCCAAGTGAACCGCTGGACAGAACCTCTGCTTTCAGAGAGCCAAATTATCGTGGTGCTAAAGGATCTCAACTTTGAGGGACACACCATCTCTCTGG GGTCCCACCGGAGCTGGTTTCTCAAGCAGATAGAGCTGGACACAGCTTTCCTGCGTGACCTCAACGTTCTGGACTACAGCCTCCTGGTAGCCTTTCAGAAGCTCCACTCAGACGAGAAGCAACAAAGCAAGAATATTTTGACTCGTATAGCCAG GTCTGTGCACGGGGCGTGGGGCGAGGCCTCCACGGTGCCCTACCTGGCTCCCGAGGCGGTGACCAAGCGCCTGAAGACCGACCACCCCTCCACCAAGAGGGGCTCCTACAACCTGCTGGCCCACAACTGCCGGCTGCTGCCCGACGCGCACAACGCCCTGCACACGCTGGACGGCCCCGAGCACCGCTACTTCATCGGGATCATAGACTTCTTCACCGTCTACAACCTCCGCAAGCGCATAGAGTTCCTGTGGAAGTCCCTGCTGCATCCCTCCCAGTCCTTCTCCACCGTCAACCCGGCGCACTACGCCAGCCGCCTCTACCGCTGGGTGGATGCTCACACGGTGTGA
- the PIP5KL1 gene encoding phosphatidylinositol 4-phosphate 5-kinase-like protein 1 isoform X4: protein MCCSSSGGLTRPCPRSTPQNRNEQFWHLIQTPALRVFSRQVQPSLGRRWPTPREFQPKLSKVRQVRKAATEGQGARKWSSPITEYLKRVPEGYPCACPQESNPSNRSGYPHNTQSDNLFRRFLWRIRERWKLLGLFEIDSGHEHYKLTCMIKTGLHHAIQLSIDHPSRQPLKEEDYSSVVTQTHEGFEMDTMAGPVFAHLRHFLGLAEKDYQNSLSSKSCFLQFISNSKSKANFFLTHDKRFFLKTQEKREIQFLLSKLALYIHHLHEYPHSLLVKFLGIHSIKVAQGKKKYFIIMQSVFYPDERISERYDIKGCQVNRWTEPLLSESQIIVVLKDLNFEGHTISLGSHRSWFLKQIELDTAFLRDLNVLDYSLLVAFQKLHSDEKQQSKNILTRIARSVHGAWGEASTVPYLAPEAVTKRLKTDHPSTKRGSYNLLAHNCRLLPDAHNALHTLDGPEHRYFIGIIDFFTVYNLRKRIEFLWKSLLHPSQSFSTVNPAHYASRLYRWVDAHTV, encoded by the exons ATGTGCTGCTCCTCCTCGGGAGGGCTGACCCGTCCTTGTCCCAGGAGCACACCCCAGAACCGTAACGAGCAATTCTGGCACCTGATACAG ACCCCGGCTCTCCGAGTCTTCTCTAGACAGGTACAACCATCTTTAGGACGAAGGTGGCCAACTCCCAGGGAATTCCAGCCCAAACTCTCAAAAGTTCGCCAGGTGAGGAAGGCAGCCACGGAGGGGCAAGGGGCTCGAAAATGGTCATCTCCAATCACAGAGTATCTAAAGCGTGTCCCAGAG ggCTATCCCTGTGCCTGCCCGCAGGAGAGTAACCCCAGCAACAGGTCTGGCTACCCACACAACACCCAGAGTGACAACCTTTTTCGGAGGTTCCTGTGGCGAataagagagagatggaaactACTTGGCCTTTTTGAGATCGACTCCGGACACGAGCATTATAAGCTGACGTGCATGATTAAGACAGGGCTTCACCATGCCATCCAGCTCTCCATCGACCACCCTTCCAGG CAACCCCTAAAGGAGGAAGATTATTCGTCTGTAGTGACCCAGACCCATGAG GGCTTTGAAATGGACACCATGGCAGGTCCTGTCTTTGCTCACCTTCGACACTTTCTGGGCCTGGCAGAAAAGGATTACCAGAACTCCTTGAGTTCCAAAAGCTGCTTCCTACAGTTCATCAGTAACTCCAAGAGCAAAGCAAACTTCTTCCTGAC ACATGACAAGCGTTTCTTCCTGAAGACCCAAGAAAAGCGAGAGATCCAATTCCTGCTCTCCAAACTGGCCCTCTACATTCATCACCTCCACGAATACCCCCATTCCCTGCTTGTCAAGTTTCTGG GGATCCACAGCATCAAAGTGGCCCAGGGAAAGAAG AAATACTTCATCATCATGCAGAGTGTCTTCTACCCTGATGAGCGAATTTCTGAAAG GTATGACATTAAGGGGTGCCAAGTGAACCGCTGGACAGAACCTCTGCTTTCAGAGAGCCAAATTATCGTGGTGCTAAAGGATCTCAACTTTGAGGGACACACCATCTCTCTGG GGTCCCACCGGAGCTGGTTTCTCAAGCAGATAGAGCTGGACACAGCTTTCCTGCGTGACCTCAACGTTCTGGACTACAGCCTCCTGGTAGCCTTTCAGAAGCTCCACTCAGACGAGAAGCAACAAAGCAAGAATATTTTGACTCGTATAGCCAG GTCTGTGCACGGGGCGTGGGGCGAGGCCTCCACGGTGCCCTACCTGGCTCCCGAGGCGGTGACCAAGCGCCTGAAGACCGACCACCCCTCCACCAAGAGGGGCTCCTACAACCTGCTGGCCCACAACTGCCGGCTGCTGCCCGACGCGCACAACGCCCTGCACACGCTGGACGGCCCCGAGCACCGCTACTTCATCGGGATCATAGACTTCTTCACCGTCTACAACCTCCGCAAGCGCATAGAGTTCCTGTGGAAGTCCCTGCTGCATCCCTCCCAGTCCTTCTCCACCGTCAACCCGGCGCACTACGCCAGCCGCCTCTACCGCTGGGTGGATGCTCACACGGTGTGA
- the PIP5KL1 gene encoding phosphatidylinositol 4-phosphate 5-kinase-like protein 1 isoform X5 — protein MIKTGLHHAIQLSIDHPSRQPLKEEDYSSVVTQTHEGFEMDTMAGPVFAHLRHFLGLAEKDYQNSLSSKSCFLQFISNSKSKANFFLTHDKRFFLKTQEKREIQFLLSKLALYIHHLHEYPHSLLVKFLGIHSIKVAQGKKKYFIIMQSVFYPDERISERYDIKGCQVNRWTEPLLSESQIIVVLKDLNFEGHTISLGSHRSWFLKQIELDTAFLRDLNVLDYSLLVAFQKLHSDEKQQSKNILTRIARSVHGAWGEASTVPYLAPEAVTKRLKTDHPSTKRGSYNLLAHNCRLLPDAHNALHTLDGPEHRYFIGIIDFFTVYNLRKRIEFLWKSLLHPSQSFSTVNPAHYASRLYRWVDAHTV, from the exons ATGATTAAGACAGGGCTTCACCATGCCATCCAGCTCTCCATCGACCACCCTTCCAGG CAACCCCTAAAGGAGGAAGATTATTCGTCTGTAGTGACCCAGACCCATGAG GGCTTTGAAATGGACACCATGGCAGGTCCTGTCTTTGCTCACCTTCGACACTTTCTGGGCCTGGCAGAAAAGGATTACCAGAACTCCTTGAGTTCCAAAAGCTGCTTCCTACAGTTCATCAGTAACTCCAAGAGCAAAGCAAACTTCTTCCTGAC ACATGACAAGCGTTTCTTCCTGAAGACCCAAGAAAAGCGAGAGATCCAATTCCTGCTCTCCAAACTGGCCCTCTACATTCATCACCTCCACGAATACCCCCATTCCCTGCTTGTCAAGTTTCTGG GGATCCACAGCATCAAAGTGGCCCAGGGAAAGAAG AAATACTTCATCATCATGCAGAGTGTCTTCTACCCTGATGAGCGAATTTCTGAAAG GTATGACATTAAGGGGTGCCAAGTGAACCGCTGGACAGAACCTCTGCTTTCAGAGAGCCAAATTATCGTGGTGCTAAAGGATCTCAACTTTGAGGGACACACCATCTCTCTGG GGTCCCACCGGAGCTGGTTTCTCAAGCAGATAGAGCTGGACACAGCTTTCCTGCGTGACCTCAACGTTCTGGACTACAGCCTCCTGGTAGCCTTTCAGAAGCTCCACTCAGACGAGAAGCAACAAAGCAAGAATATTTTGACTCGTATAGCCAG GTCTGTGCACGGGGCGTGGGGCGAGGCCTCCACGGTGCCCTACCTGGCTCCCGAGGCGGTGACCAAGCGCCTGAAGACCGACCACCCCTCCACCAAGAGGGGCTCCTACAACCTGCTGGCCCACAACTGCCGGCTGCTGCCCGACGCGCACAACGCCCTGCACACGCTGGACGGCCCCGAGCACCGCTACTTCATCGGGATCATAGACTTCTTCACCGTCTACAACCTCCGCAAGCGCATAGAGTTCCTGTGGAAGTCCCTGCTGCATCCCTCCCAGTCCTTCTCCACCGTCAACCCGGCGCACTACGCCAGCCGCCTCTACCGCTGGGTGGATGCTCACACGGTGTGA
- the PIP5KL1 gene encoding phosphatidylinositol 4-phosphate 5-kinase-like protein 1 isoform X1: MRPRKMRREQRQAAATGRTHESKPDLWIPAPAPRKREESQASRLRAFAHLHPHPQRSVSPASQSGAAERNEAGNAQPEALRRRDWGWEPGAGPVDRRAGQRIRARPGGGALGPLPQGAMVERPLEHYETPALRVFSRQVQPSLGRRWPTPREFQPKLSKVRQVRKAATEGQGARKWSSPITEYLKRVPEGYPCACPQESNPSNRSGYPHNTQSDNLFRRFLWRIRERWKLLGLFEIDSGHEHYKLTCMIKTGLHHAIQLSIDHPSRQPLKEEDYSSVVTQTHEGFEMDTMAGPVFAHLRHFLGLAEKDYQNSLSSKSCFLQFISNSKSKANFFLTHDKRFFLKTQEKREIQFLLSKLALYIHHLHEYPHSLLVKFLGIHSIKVAQGKKKYFIIMQSVFYPDERISERYDIKGCQVNRWTEPLLSESQIIVVLKDLNFEGHTISLGSHRSWFLKQIELDTAFLRDLNVLDYSLLVAFQKLHSDEKQQSKNILTRIARSVHGAWGEASTVPYLAPEAVTKRLKTDHPSTKRGSYNLLAHNCRLLPDAHNALHTLDGPEHRYFIGIIDFFTVYNLRKRIEFLWKSLLHPSQSFSTVNPAHYASRLYRWVDAHTV; encoded by the exons ATGAGGCCCAGGAAAATGAGACGGGAACAACGTCAAGCAGCTGCTACGGGAAGGACCCACGAGTCCAAGCCAGATCTTTGGATTCCCGCTCCGGCACCCAGGAAACGGGAGGAAAGCCAGGCATCCCGCCTCCGAGCCTTTGCTcacctccatccccacccccagcGGTCCGTTTCCCCAGCCAGCCAATCTGGGGCTGCCGAGCGGAACGAGGCTGGGAATGCCCAGCCCGAGGCGCTGCGGAGGAGAGACTGGGGCTGGGAGCCGGGGGCGGGGCCCGTGGACCGAAGGGCGGGACAAAGGATTCGGGCGAGGCCGGGAGGCGGGGCTCTCGGGCCGCTGCCTCAGGGGGCGATGGTGGAGAGGCCCTTGGAGCACTATGAG ACCCCGGCTCTCCGAGTCTTCTCTAGACAGGTACAACCATCTTTAGGACGAAGGTGGCCAACTCCCAGGGAATTCCAGCCCAAACTCTCAAAAGTTCGCCAGGTGAGGAAGGCAGCCACGGAGGGGCAAGGGGCTCGAAAATGGTCATCTCCAATCACAGAGTATCTAAAGCGTGTCCCAGAG ggCTATCCCTGTGCCTGCCCGCAGGAGAGTAACCCCAGCAACAGGTCTGGCTACCCACACAACACCCAGAGTGACAACCTTTTTCGGAGGTTCCTGTGGCGAataagagagagatggaaactACTTGGCCTTTTTGAGATCGACTCCGGACACGAGCATTATAAGCTGACGTGCATGATTAAGACAGGGCTTCACCATGCCATCCAGCTCTCCATCGACCACCCTTCCAGG CAACCCCTAAAGGAGGAAGATTATTCGTCTGTAGTGACCCAGACCCATGAG GGCTTTGAAATGGACACCATGGCAGGTCCTGTCTTTGCTCACCTTCGACACTTTCTGGGCCTGGCAGAAAAGGATTACCAGAACTCCTTGAGTTCCAAAAGCTGCTTCCTACAGTTCATCAGTAACTCCAAGAGCAAAGCAAACTTCTTCCTGAC ACATGACAAGCGTTTCTTCCTGAAGACCCAAGAAAAGCGAGAGATCCAATTCCTGCTCTCCAAACTGGCCCTCTACATTCATCACCTCCACGAATACCCCCATTCCCTGCTTGTCAAGTTTCTGG GGATCCACAGCATCAAAGTGGCCCAGGGAAAGAAG AAATACTTCATCATCATGCAGAGTGTCTTCTACCCTGATGAGCGAATTTCTGAAAG GTATGACATTAAGGGGTGCCAAGTGAACCGCTGGACAGAACCTCTGCTTTCAGAGAGCCAAATTATCGTGGTGCTAAAGGATCTCAACTTTGAGGGACACACCATCTCTCTGG GGTCCCACCGGAGCTGGTTTCTCAAGCAGATAGAGCTGGACACAGCTTTCCTGCGTGACCTCAACGTTCTGGACTACAGCCTCCTGGTAGCCTTTCAGAAGCTCCACTCAGACGAGAAGCAACAAAGCAAGAATATTTTGACTCGTATAGCCAG GTCTGTGCACGGGGCGTGGGGCGAGGCCTCCACGGTGCCCTACCTGGCTCCCGAGGCGGTGACCAAGCGCCTGAAGACCGACCACCCCTCCACCAAGAGGGGCTCCTACAACCTGCTGGCCCACAACTGCCGGCTGCTGCCCGACGCGCACAACGCCCTGCACACGCTGGACGGCCCCGAGCACCGCTACTTCATCGGGATCATAGACTTCTTCACCGTCTACAACCTCCGCAAGCGCATAGAGTTCCTGTGGAAGTCCCTGCTGCATCCCTCCCAGTCCTTCTCCACCGTCAACCCGGCGCACTACGCCAGCCGCCTCTACCGCTGGGTGGATGCTCACACGGTGTGA